Proteins from a single region of Streptomyces vinaceus:
- a CDS encoding GTPase has protein sequence MAGTEEQEQEQEHERELRQAELAEQVALLADRAGADSAASLIRRTARRAESPRARICVIGGSNVGKSRLVNELVGAACVPVSVHPTGGPPVLVRPYTAGSGGPAGSGHATGPGETPAPGDPEPAGLRTVRVEVPSGSWAARTGVELVDTPGWEGWSGVRQPDTAALARIVGDCDVVVVATEARRAMLATEQARIKALAAAPHSPPLAVVVTKPAEVEDEAPDILRRVSHLVSVLAPEALVLTGPVPAPGAGEPDGIDPLRAVLGHLAGIRLRRALRTFRRLHLLAATCALVDEAAGRALADVHRPDPVRTRAAQIWHTAHESARFHWIVLSADAGDWRATLVQTIAAEARGRRAATARELAARFSAMLETPEEQHFIRLHAIPYTAEALQHFEAWITEAVDRALEEDVRRLRAALLRNRPGEELFQGLAAPGAGRVVPAAALPPVAEEAAAAESRNATGWDASWLPEFVGTAIESVLTPMSAEVVGQIAGAAGTALVTEALEHGQAERRERVIDDLERIVEAAFTEQVARTEARIGQVYDRLLGQAQERDEQWWRLHTTAVAAQPESLDHWRSLRSTARTLSRAVHAHLSPLEGA, from the coding sequence GTGGCCGGTACGGAGGAGCAGGAGCAGGAGCAGGAACACGAGCGGGAGCTGCGCCAGGCCGAACTCGCCGAACAGGTGGCCCTGCTGGCGGACCGGGCCGGGGCTGACTCCGCCGCCTCCCTGATCCGCCGCACCGCCCGCCGCGCGGAATCCCCGAGGGCCCGGATCTGCGTCATCGGCGGCAGCAACGTCGGGAAGTCCCGGCTCGTCAACGAACTGGTCGGCGCGGCGTGCGTACCGGTGTCCGTGCACCCGACGGGCGGGCCGCCCGTACTCGTACGCCCCTACACCGCCGGGTCCGGCGGACCGGCGGGATCCGGCCATGCCACCGGACCGGGCGAGACCCCCGCCCCCGGGGACCCCGAACCGGCGGGCCTGCGTACCGTACGCGTGGAGGTGCCCTCCGGGTCCTGGGCGGCCCGTACCGGGGTGGAGCTCGTCGACACCCCCGGCTGGGAGGGATGGTCCGGAGTACGGCAGCCGGACACCGCGGCCCTCGCCCGGATCGTCGGCGACTGCGACGTGGTGGTCGTCGCCACGGAGGCCCGCCGCGCGATGCTCGCCACCGAACAGGCCCGGATCAAGGCGCTCGCCGCCGCCCCGCACAGCCCGCCGCTCGCCGTCGTCGTCACCAAGCCGGCCGAGGTCGAGGACGAGGCGCCCGACATCCTGCGCCGCGTCAGCCACCTCGTCTCGGTCCTGGCCCCCGAGGCGCTGGTACTGACCGGCCCGGTCCCGGCCCCCGGCGCCGGGGAGCCCGACGGCATCGACCCGCTCCGCGCCGTACTGGGCCACCTCGCCGGGATCCGGCTGCGCCGCGCGCTGCGCACCTTCCGCCGGCTGCACCTCCTCGCGGCCACCTGCGCCCTCGTGGACGAAGCCGCCGGACGGGCGCTGGCCGACGTGCACCGGCCCGACCCCGTCCGGACGCGGGCCGCCCAGATCTGGCACACCGCCCACGAGAGCGCCCGGTTCCACTGGATCGTGCTCAGCGCCGACGCCGGGGACTGGCGCGCCACCCTCGTCCAGACGATCGCCGCCGAGGCGCGCGGGCGCCGCGCCGCCACGGCGCGCGAACTCGCCGCGCGCTTCTCCGCCATGCTGGAGACGCCGGAGGAGCAGCACTTCATACGCCTCCACGCGATCCCGTACACCGCCGAGGCCCTCCAGCACTTCGAGGCCTGGATCACCGAAGCCGTCGACCGGGCCCTCGAAGAGGACGTCCGCCGGCTGCGCGCCGCCCTGCTCCGCAACAGGCCCGGCGAGGAACTGTTCCAGGGCCTGGCCGCCCCCGGCGCCGGGCGGGTCGTACCGGCCGCGGCCCTGCCCCCGGTCGCCGAGGAGGCCGCGGCCGCCGAATCGCGCAACGCCACCGGCTGGGACGCCTCCTGGCTGCCGGAGTTCGTCGGCACCGCCATCGAGAGCGTGCTGACGCCCATGTCCGCCGAGGTCGTCGGCCAGATCGCGGGAGCCGCCGGTACGGCGCTGGTGACGGAAGCCCTCGAACACGGCCAGGCCGAGCGCCGCGAGCGCGTCATCGACGACCTGGAACGGATCGTCGAGGCGGCCTTCACGGAGCAGGTGGCACGGACCGAGGCGCGCATCGGCCAGGTCTACGACCGCCTCCTCGGCCAGGCACAGGAACGCGACGAGCAGTGGTGGCGGCTGCACACCACCGCCGTCGCCGCCCAGCCGGAATCCCTCGACCACTGGCGTTCACTGCGGAGCACGGCGCGGACGCTGAGCCGCGCCGTGCACGCCCACCTCTCTCCCCTGGAAGGGGCCTGA
- a CDS encoding dynamin family protein, translating to MAQENRRSTAGQESPAPQFRGWSENIGTLRSYYQRLQQVAGEAAAVIAPQGSPGGALDLGINGAVFERETFRIMVLGEFSSGKSTLINALLGKRLLPTKANPATAFTTVLRWGETERAWLYRDGDRRSGETAVTTEEFKREVALQIDAKGAPRTPSFALAIVEQPLELLRRSVEIVDSAGINESSDRELVTLRYLEEVDAVLFVTDAGRPFTLHETENYLSRVRKLGHRDIFFVVNQFDRIEEEERAEVMSRCRNSVAEFTGESGGATPNVFFISALQALRARTDGNEEALKASGIGQLESALEVFCMRDAARVKFVRLAEFLRHNAVNLRVRLHDEGAVLMKSTAELRELLDRSQSTQDQLRASADAIRDIVSTKILGIENELQLRFAAFLTDISREIGGWHVTTGPGRLTRAVRSFTKGGRVAAQHELMDAYTVQLQEHMQVFCAQELDQVIEERQGDLVRQLEPLIRAHADLLDKLRAELTGSQSERDQNYLIYTLAIAAGKGKAGRDGRRHSDDVPLMFRPSSLMALGAGGGAVVAGGATAAAAAGLISLGLAVPPVGVAVAIGAAIGPLLASGAVFFADGKLQTRAAEEFAVHVKDSAAQTARQYAGSRAADLREMWGGISGTLHVQLQDLIGIVQRNIEESRQDEQAKAGMRDQLYAFEQRITDVEQHIATFLQPFVSEAEREQ from the coding sequence ATGGCGCAAGAGAACCGGCGGTCGACGGCCGGCCAGGAATCACCGGCCCCGCAGTTCCGCGGCTGGAGCGAGAACATCGGAACACTGCGGTCGTACTACCAGCGCCTCCAGCAGGTGGCCGGCGAGGCCGCGGCCGTCATCGCCCCGCAGGGAAGCCCGGGCGGGGCGCTGGACCTCGGCATCAACGGGGCGGTCTTCGAGCGCGAGACCTTCCGGATCATGGTGCTCGGCGAGTTCAGCAGCGGTAAGAGCACCCTGATCAACGCCCTGCTCGGCAAGCGGCTGCTGCCCACCAAGGCCAATCCGGCCACCGCCTTCACCACGGTCCTGCGCTGGGGCGAGACCGAGCGGGCCTGGCTCTACCGGGACGGGGACCGGCGCAGCGGCGAGACGGCCGTCACCACGGAGGAGTTCAAGCGGGAGGTCGCCCTCCAGATCGACGCGAAGGGCGCGCCCCGCACCCCGTCCTTCGCACTGGCCATCGTCGAGCAGCCGCTGGAGCTGCTGCGCAGGTCCGTCGAGATCGTCGACTCGGCAGGGATCAACGAGAGTTCCGACCGCGAGCTGGTGACCCTGCGCTACCTGGAGGAGGTGGACGCCGTCCTCTTCGTCACGGACGCGGGACGGCCGTTCACCCTCCACGAGACCGAGAACTATCTCTCCCGGGTCAGGAAGCTGGGCCACCGCGACATCTTCTTCGTGGTGAACCAGTTCGACCGCATCGAGGAGGAGGAGCGGGCGGAGGTGATGAGCCGCTGCCGCAACTCGGTCGCCGAGTTCACCGGGGAATCCGGCGGCGCCACCCCCAACGTCTTCTTCATCAGCGCCCTCCAGGCCCTGCGCGCGCGGACCGACGGCAACGAGGAGGCCCTGAAGGCCTCGGGGATCGGGCAGTTGGAGTCCGCCCTGGAGGTCTTCTGCATGCGCGACGCGGCCCGGGTGAAGTTCGTCCGGCTCGCCGAGTTCCTGCGCCACAACGCCGTCAACCTGCGCGTGCGCCTGCACGACGAGGGCGCGGTCCTGATGAAGTCGACCGCGGAGCTGCGCGAACTCCTCGACCGCAGCCAGTCCACCCAGGACCAGCTGCGCGCCAGCGCCGACGCGATCCGCGACATCGTCAGCACCAAGATCCTCGGCATCGAGAACGAACTGCAGCTGAGGTTCGCCGCGTTCCTGACGGACATCAGCCGCGAGATCGGCGGATGGCACGTCACGACCGGCCCCGGGCGCCTGACCCGGGCCGTGCGCTCCTTCACCAAGGGAGGCCGCGTCGCCGCCCAGCACGAGCTGATGGACGCGTACACGGTCCAGCTCCAGGAACACATGCAGGTCTTCTGCGCCCAGGAGCTCGACCAGGTCATCGAGGAGCGGCAGGGGGACCTGGTGCGCCAGCTCGAACCGCTGATCCGGGCGCACGCCGACCTCCTCGACAAGCTGCGCGCGGAACTCACCGGCTCACAGTCCGAACGGGACCAGAACTACCTGATCTACACGCTGGCCATCGCGGCGGGCAAGGGCAAGGCGGGCCGCGACGGGCGCCGCCACAGCGACGACGTACCGCTGATGTTCCGCCCCAGCTCGCTCATGGCGCTCGGCGCGGGCGGCGGCGCGGTGGTCGCCGGCGGGGCGACGGCAGCCGCGGCGGCCGGACTGATCAGCCTGGGCCTGGCCGTTCCGCCGGTCGGCGTGGCGGTGGCCATCGGCGCGGCGATCGGACCGCTGCTGGCCTCGGGTGCGGTCTTCTTCGCCGACGGCAAGCTGCAGACGCGAGCGGCGGAGGAGTTCGCCGTCCACGTGAAGGACTCGGCGGCCCAGACCGCCCGCCAGTACGCGGGCAGCCGCGCCGCGGACCTGCGCGAGATGTGGGGCGGCATCAGCGGCACGCTCCACGTCCAGCTCCAGGACCTCATCGGCATCGTCCAGCGCAACATCGAGGAGTCCCGGCAGGACGAGCAGGCCAAGGCGGGCATGCGGGACCAGCTCTACGCCTTCGAACAGCGGATCACCGACGTCGAGCAGCACATCGCGACCTTCCTCCAGCCCTTCGTCTCCGAGGCGGAGCGCGAACAGTAG
- a CDS encoding acyl-CoA dehydrogenase family protein, with product MALDHRLTPEHEELRRTVEAFAHDVVAPKIGDLYERHEFPYEIVREMGRMGLFGLPFPEEYGGMGGDYLALGIALEELARVDSSVAITLEAGVSLGAMPLHLFGTEEQKRQWLPKMCSGEILGAFGLTEPDGGSDAGGTRTTAVKDGDEWVINGSKCFITNSGTDITGLVTVTAVTGRKADGRPEISSIIVPSGTPGFTVAAPYSKVGWNSSDTRELAFDNVRVPLANLVGQEGRGYAQFLRILDEGRIAISALATGLAQGCVDESVKYAKERKAFGRPIGDNQAIQFKLADMEMRAHMARIGWRDAASRLVAGEPFKKEAAIAKLYSSTVAVDNARDATQIHGGYGFMNEYPVARMWRDSKILEIGEGTSEVQRMLIARELGFAG from the coding sequence ATGGCCCTCGACCACCGGCTCACCCCCGAGCACGAGGAACTCCGCCGTACCGTCGAGGCGTTCGCCCACGACGTGGTCGCCCCCAAGATCGGCGATCTGTACGAGCGGCACGAATTCCCGTACGAGATCGTCCGCGAGATGGGCCGCATGGGCCTGTTCGGCCTGCCCTTCCCGGAGGAGTACGGCGGCATGGGCGGTGACTACCTCGCCCTCGGCATCGCCCTGGAGGAGCTGGCCCGCGTCGACTCCTCGGTCGCGATCACCCTGGAGGCGGGCGTCTCGCTCGGCGCCATGCCCCTCCACCTCTTCGGCACCGAGGAGCAGAAGCGGCAGTGGCTGCCGAAGATGTGCTCGGGCGAGATCCTCGGCGCCTTCGGCCTGACCGAGCCGGACGGCGGCTCCGACGCCGGCGGCACCCGCACCACCGCCGTCAAGGACGGCGACGAGTGGGTGATCAACGGCTCCAAGTGCTTCATCACCAACTCGGGTACGGACATCACCGGCCTGGTCACCGTCACGGCCGTGACGGGCCGCAAGGCGGACGGCCGCCCGGAGATCTCCTCGATCATCGTGCCGTCCGGCACCCCGGGCTTCACCGTGGCCGCGCCGTACTCCAAGGTCGGCTGGAACTCCTCGGACACGCGTGAGCTGGCCTTCGACAACGTACGGGTGCCGCTGGCCAACCTGGTCGGCCAGGAGGGCCGCGGCTACGCGCAGTTCCTGCGCATCCTCGACGAGGGCCGCATCGCGATCTCGGCGCTCGCCACCGGCCTGGCGCAGGGCTGCGTGGACGAGTCGGTGAAGTACGCGAAGGAGCGCAAGGCCTTCGGCCGGCCCATCGGCGACAACCAGGCCATCCAGTTCAAGCTGGCCGACATGGAGATGCGCGCCCACATGGCGCGGATCGGCTGGCGCGACGCCGCCTCCCGCCTGGTCGCCGGGGAGCCGTTCAAGAAGGAGGCGGCGATCGCGAAGCTGTACTCCTCCACGGTCGCCGTCGACAACGCGCGCGACGCCACGCAGATCCACGGCGGCTACGGGTTCATGAACGAGTACCCGGTGGCGCGCATGTGGCGCGACTCCAAGATCCTGGAGATCGGCGAGGGCACGAGCGAGGTGCAGCGCATGCTCATCGCCCGCGAGCTGGGCTTCGCCGGGTAG
- a CDS encoding hydroxymethylglutaryl-CoA lyase, whose translation MTVPAPGLPARVRIHEVGARDGLQNEKTAVPTAVKAEFIHRLAAAGLTTVEATSFVHPKWVPQLADAEQLFPELGDLTGVHLPVLVPNERGLDRALGLGATRIAVFGSATETFASRNLNRTVAESLAMFEPVVARAKEGRAHVRGYLSMCFGDPWEGPVPVHQVVRVAKALLDLGCDELSLGDTIGVATPGHVQTLLSELNEEGVPTDRIGVHFHDTYGQALSNTLAALQHGVTTVDASAGGLGGCPYAKSATGNLATEDLVWMLDGLGIETGVDLAALTATSVWMAEQLGRPSPSRTVRALSHKE comes from the coding sequence ATGACCGTGCCGGCCCCCGGGCTGCCGGCCCGCGTCCGCATCCACGAGGTCGGCGCCCGCGACGGGCTGCAGAACGAGAAAACGGCGGTACCCACCGCCGTCAAGGCCGAGTTCATCCACCGGCTCGCCGCCGCCGGCCTCACCACCGTCGAGGCCACCAGCTTCGTCCACCCCAAGTGGGTGCCCCAGCTGGCCGACGCCGAGCAGCTCTTCCCCGAGCTGGGCGACCTCACCGGGGTGCACCTGCCCGTCCTCGTCCCCAACGAGCGCGGCCTCGACCGCGCGCTCGGCCTCGGGGCCACCCGTATCGCCGTCTTCGGCTCGGCCACCGAGACCTTCGCCTCCCGCAACCTCAACCGGACCGTCGCCGAGTCCCTCGCCATGTTCGAGCCGGTGGTGGCCCGCGCCAAGGAGGGCAGGGCGCACGTGCGCGGCTACCTCTCCATGTGCTTCGGCGACCCGTGGGAGGGGCCGGTCCCGGTCCACCAGGTGGTCCGCGTGGCCAAGGCCCTGCTGGACCTCGGCTGCGACGAGCTGAGCCTCGGCGACACCATCGGCGTGGCCACCCCGGGCCACGTCCAGACCCTCCTCAGCGAACTCAACGAGGAGGGCGTGCCGACCGACCGGATCGGCGTGCACTTCCACGACACCTACGGCCAGGCCCTGTCCAACACCCTCGCCGCGCTCCAGCACGGGGTCACCACCGTCGACGCCTCGGCGGGCGGCCTCGGCGGATGCCCGTACGCGAAGAGCGCCACCGGCAACCTCGCCACCGAGGACCTGGTGTGGATGCTCGACGGCCTCGGCATCGAGACCGGGGTCGATCTGGCCGCCCTCACCGCCACGAGCGTGTGGATGGCCGAACAACTGGGCCGACCGAGCCCTTCCCGTACCGTCCGCGCCCTCTCCCACAAGGAGTAA